CATTCTTGCCCAGTGGGCGAGTTGGAAGTGTTGTCATTGTTAGAGCTTTCTTCTGATTTCTTCGTGGAAGTCTAGTCTGTAGTTGATATCAGACATACTCTAGTGGAGTTTGGCCTCTTAAGTAGGAGTACGCACCTTGATAGACACCCGGACTTAGGCGGAGTTTGGGGTTTTGTCCGCGGCATGAAGAAGGTATGTGGATATCCGGGTCATCGCCATGGCTTAGGTATGCGTCTACCAACGAGACCGACAGGATGTGGAACCTGAAGGGCCCTCCTGCCAACCCCAGGTCGGGGTTTTTATTGGTGAGGACGCTCTTAGTTCTGGATTTTATGGATCGGATACCGCCGCCCTCTTCCGCTATACCATCATTATGCACATAAAGCGTTAAATAAATCTGGTCCTTCCTATACCTAAAGTATTCTCGATAGCTTACTAGCTCCTTTAAGCAAACATTATTGGCTTAAACTTCTCCTTTCCACGGAACACCAAATGCGGTTGTTCTTGCTACTTATACTATACAGATCGCTTCCAGCTGGGCTGCGCTTGTGAATAACTCGATTTACTACACAATACCAAGGTACTACTAGAATACCGCTGTAATGCAAAAACCAATCACAGCGATATCTGAGGTGATTATGCATGTCCATCTCATTTCTGGAACCGATATCGCAGCATTCCCTGTACTCGACGAACTGCTGGTAAACATCGGAGGCAGACACTTGGTCGCTGTAAGACTCGCTCCGACATCGGCCTCGAAGTATACTCCGCATGAAGCAGCAACCCAGGTATATAAAGGAGAAACTAATCACTGAGCCCAATCATTGCAGAATCATTTCTAATCCCCAGTGTCTCTCTGTGACTGTTTCATTTCTCGTTGAATATCTTTGGCTTGTCTTACGATTTATCAAACTACATACATAGCACTACATACATACCCGTTATGGCATCGTCTACCCAGCATCAACCTGAGCAGAAGGATCACTGGTCAGCGGAGGTGGGTTCTGAGATCCACATTAGCAGCTGCCAGCTTTCTTCAAATTGCGATGATTAACTGTTAATCCAGGCCTACGAGACATCCGCAGCCTTCGTTCCCAAGTTGACCCAGACACTCCTGAAATACCTAGACCCACAACCAGGCGACAGAGTGCTCGACGTTGGTTGTGGAGATGGGAAGTTCACGGACCTCTTCCTGCCCTACGTCGGCAAGGTAGTCGGCGTGGACTCCTCGCCGTCCATGATCGAGTCCGCGAATAAAGACTACGGTGGGGAGAAAGTGGACTTTCGCGTCTTGGACTGCAGCTATTTGGAACAGGATAAGGAGGTGGCGGATGGGAGTTGGGATAAAGTGTATATAGAAATGAGGATGATATCCTTTGGATGAGTGCTAATTGATTATGCATGACAATAGGGTATCTAACGCTGCGCTTCATTGGATTCTGCGGAATGAGTCGACCCGTGTTTCAACTCTGAAGGGGGTCCATGCGAGCCTGAAGCAGGGTGGTAGGTTTGTCTTTGAAATGGGCGGGCATGGAAACGTTGCTGAGGTCACCACGGCTCTCATGTATGCGCTTGTTCGCCAGGGGGTTCCGATTGAGAAAGTCAGGGAGGTGTATCCCTGGTTCTTCGCTTCGGAGACTTGGATGACGAACGCACTGGAGGGAATTGGTTTTAAGGTTATTAAGATGGAGACTGAATACCGCCCAACCCTGCTTACGAGTTCGGCCAATGGCGGTCTCGCAGGCTGGGTGCGACTTATGGGCGCTAATTTCTTGGATATCCTAGCTCCAGAGCagagagaagaagccgtTCACGAGATCTGCGAGGTCTTGCAGACGGGCGTGACTCGTGCTGAAGATGG
Above is a window of Aspergillus puulaauensis MK2 DNA, chromosome 2, nearly complete sequence DNA encoding:
- a CDS encoding class I SAM-dependent methyltransferase (COG:S;~EggNog:ENOG410PISY;~InterPro:IPR029063,IPR041698;~PFAM:PF13649,PF13489,PF08242,PF08241,PF05175, PF13847); the protein is MASSTQHQPEQKDHWSAEAYETSAAFVPKLTQTLLKYLDPQPGDRVLDVGCGDGKFTDLFLPYVGKVVGVDSSPSMIESANKDYGGEKVDFRVLDCSYLEQDKEVADGSWDKVVSNAALHWILRNESTRVSTLKGVHASLKQGGRFVFEMGGHGNVAEVTTALMYALVRQGVPIEKVREVYPWFFASETWMTNALEGIGFKVIKMETEYRPTLLTSSANGGLAGWVRLMGANFLDILAPEQREEAVHEICEVLQTGVTRAEDGSQWLGYVRLRGIAEKL